From the Syntrophorhabdaceae bacterium genome, one window contains:
- a CDS encoding selenide, water dikinase SelD: protein VPGGLYRNRDFYKEHVISEVEDFFYDIIFDPQTSGGLLFAVAPEDLPAFEKNATSMEVDFRVIGKFLSEPKGKIILRP, encoded by the coding sequence GTACCCGGCGGTCTGTACAGGAACAGGGATTTTTATAAAGAGCATGTCATAAGCGAGGTGGAGGACTTCTTCTACGATATTATCTTTGATCCCCAGACGTCGGGAGGCCTGCTTTTCGCCGTGGCGCCGGAAGATCTGCCGGCATTTGAAAAGAATGCAACAAGCATGGAGGTAGATTTCCGGGTCATAGGGAAATTCTTATCGGAACCGAAAGGGAAAATAATATTAAGACCGTAG
- a CDS encoding DUF3786 domain-containing protein, producing the protein MLLQKQKTYKNVYDGACERLLGSDIEQQLKNAALQYETGIGTFTIAIPFFDETISLTLPEVTFKSAKGSNITLVTRIILLHYINTANGNPPKNDIAAYEDIPGCRHYQPVFEKRVTKPMQSAFGHDKYTFLEAGVALGGKKEEYGDASITLYALPRVPITFILWEGNEEFPPLVRALFDPSITGYLPLEDIVVISKLAAARILKTARKQHIEEDYGL; encoded by the coding sequence ATGCTTCTGCAAAAACAAAAGACCTACAAAAACGTTTATGACGGGGCGTGTGAAAGGCTTCTCGGCTCCGACATTGAACAACAACTCAAAAACGCGGCCCTGCAATACGAAACCGGCATCGGCACATTCACAATCGCCATACCATTCTTTGATGAAACCATCTCCCTCACATTGCCGGAGGTAACCTTCAAGAGCGCAAAGGGAAGTAACATAACCCTGGTAACAAGGATCATCCTTTTACATTATATCAATACCGCGAACGGCAATCCGCCTAAAAACGACATCGCGGCATACGAGGATATACCCGGCTGCAGGCATTACCAGCCTGTTTTTGAAAAAAGGGTCACTAAACCTATGCAGTCTGCATTCGGTCACGACAAATACACATTTCTTGAGGCAGGCGTTGCCCTCGGGGGGAAAAAGGAGGAATACGGGGACGCATCGATCACTCTTTATGCCCTTCCGAGAGTACCGATAACCTTCATCCTCTGGGAAGGCAACGAAGAATTTCCACCCCTTGTCAGGGCACTCTTCGATCCTTCGATCACCGGTTATCTTCCCCTTGAAGATATTGTGGTGATATCAAAGCTTGCCGCAGCGAGGATCCTGAAAACGGCGAGGAAACAACATATAGAGGAAGACTACGGCTTATAG
- the rpe gene encoding ribulose-phosphate 3-epimerase, which produces MGRIFIAPSILSCNFLALEKEIKDVERAGADLIHIDVMDGHFVPNITIGPMIVEAVKRVAVKPLDVHLMIEDPAKYVEDFISAGADIVTVHAEADHHLFRTIDVIKSMGKKAGVSLNPSTPLSKLDHIISEVDMVLIMSVNPGFGGQKYIVAMDEKIKKARQLIQRSGRKIDLEVDGGIKAENAKRVADAGANILVLGTGIFHTKDYKKTIQEVRKRVRG; this is translated from the coding sequence ATGGGTAGAATCTTCATAGCGCCTTCTATTTTATCATGTAACTTTCTTGCATTAGAGAAAGAGATAAAGGACGTGGAGCGGGCCGGCGCAGACCTGATACATATCGATGTCATGGATGGCCACTTTGTTCCCAACATCACTATCGGTCCCATGATCGTTGAAGCGGTAAAGAGGGTTGCCGTGAAACCGCTTGATGTTCACCTTATGATCGAAGACCCTGCAAAGTATGTGGAAGATTTTATCTCTGCGGGCGCCGACATCGTGACGGTTCACGCGGAAGCCGACCACCATCTCTTCAGGACAATCGATGTCATAAAATCAATGGGAAAAAAGGCGGGCGTCTCCCTGAACCCTTCAACCCCGCTTTCGAAACTGGACCACATCATCAGCGAGGTTGACATGGTGCTGATCATGAGCGTCAATCCCGGCTTTGGCGGACAGAAATATATCGTCGCCATGGATGAGAAGATAAAAAAGGCAAGACAGTTGATACAGAGATCAGGGCGAAAGATAGACCTTGAGGTCGATGGCGGCATAAAGGCGGAGAACGCAAAAAGGGTAGCTGACGCGGGCGCAAATATCCTCGTGCTCGGTACCGGCATCTTCCATACAAAGGATTACAAAAAGACCATACAGGAAGTGAGGAAGAGAGTGAGAGGGTGA
- a CDS encoding PASTA domain-containing protein, with protein sequence MKWIKNFLYFLIPISAFILSTYLTIDIVLKGQETTVCPDVRGKKVEEAKEIARDKGLGLIVLRYERRNDVPYNHITVQKPDANISIRKGRVLYVIVSEGPQLVEIPTLTGQPLEKAAEILGEKLITIKKTIYIPHERTGRIIAQVPKGGSTILEQGGVVLIVGSEQKPYYMLPVIRNKDIDNLLEDMEMKKIRYKIDYGRNEQTAVKTNIKTLIPPRTIFNKDNELIININPGGQIWVESS encoded by the coding sequence ATGAAGTGGATTAAAAACTTTCTCTACTTTCTTATACCCATATCAGCATTTATTCTGTCCACGTATCTCACCATCGATATAGTGCTCAAGGGGCAGGAGACGACCGTATGCCCCGACGTGAGAGGAAAAAAGGTCGAGGAAGCAAAAGAGATCGCCAGGGACAAAGGACTTGGCCTGATCGTCCTTCGTTATGAAAGAAGAAATGACGTCCCATACAACCATATCACTGTACAAAAACCGGATGCTAACATATCCATCAGGAAAGGGAGGGTGCTTTACGTCATTGTCTCCGAAGGCCCCCAGCTTGTTGAAATACCTACCCTTACGGGTCAACCCCTGGAGAAGGCAGCCGAGATACTCGGTGAAAAGCTTATCACTATCAAAAAAACCATATACATACCGCACGAAAGGACAGGAAGGATTATCGCCCAGGTACCAAAGGGAGGCAGCACCATTCTCGAACAGGGCGGGGTCGTCCTCATTGTGGGTAGTGAACAAAAGCCCTATTATATGTTGCCTGTAATAAGAAACAAAGACATAGACAACCTTCTGGAAGATATGGAAATGAAGAAGATCAGATATAAAATAGATTACGGGAGAAACGAACAGACTGCCGTAAAAACAAATATTAAAACATTGATACCGCCAAGGACTATCTTCAACAAAGACAATGAATTGATTATCAATATCAATCCCGGAGGACAAATATGGGTAGAATCTTCATAG
- the rsmB gene encoding 16S rRNA (cytosine(967)-C(5))-methyltransferase RsmB: protein LLESQKGFIYEMTAGAIRWKSYFDWALSLYTNRPIENDLRYLLWLSLYQISFMKKAPYHVVNEVVSYIKKEKGKWVANFVNALLRQYLRDRDALQAGGNSRLATDNLSIQYSFPGWIIERWHKRFGRSKTIELLSTLNKTPGFTLRVNLKKISVEEVVRQLEADGIEIKRGVFSPAALHVEKLTPVLKHSLFKNNMVAVQDEMSQLAGLSLAPQTGDAILDACAGSGTKTHHIQDITADGFVVSMDNGIKRLKLVRNRGNLVLGDALRPPFREQLFDIILVDAPCSSLGIIRKHPEIKWHKRAKDIGSFGDSQVRLLGALWDILKTGGCIVYSVCSFEPEETTNVIERLRKSAKFILENPLPFLFNKEYFLSLPHETGMDGFFIAKLRKL, encoded by the coding sequence TTATTGGAATCACAAAAAGGATTCATATATGAGATGACAGCCGGGGCGATACGGTGGAAGTCCTATTTTGACTGGGCCCTCTCTCTCTATACGAACAGGCCCATCGAGAACGACCTGCGATACCTGCTGTGGCTCAGTCTTTACCAGATATCCTTCATGAAGAAAGCCCCGTACCACGTGGTGAACGAGGTCGTAAGCTACATAAAAAAAGAGAAAGGGAAGTGGGTCGCAAACTTCGTCAATGCCCTTTTACGGCAATACCTGAGAGACAGAGATGCCCTTCAGGCCGGCGGCAACTCACGGCTTGCCACTGACAACCTGTCGATACAGTATTCCTTTCCCGGATGGATCATAGAAAGGTGGCATAAACGATTCGGCAGGTCAAAAACCATAGAGCTTCTTTCCACCCTCAATAAAACACCCGGCTTCACGCTCAGGGTAAACCTGAAGAAGATCTCTGTCGAGGAGGTGGTCAGGCAACTCGAAGCAGACGGCATCGAGATAAAGAGGGGCGTCTTTTCACCGGCTGCCCTGCATGTGGAGAAGCTGACACCGGTTTTAAAGCATAGCCTTTTTAAAAATAACATGGTCGCGGTCCAGGACGAGATGTCCCAACTTGCCGGTCTATCCCTTGCCCCGCAAACAGGGGATGCGATACTTGACGCCTGCGCCGGTTCAGGGACAAAGACCCATCATATACAGGATATTACGGCAGATGGGTTTGTGGTCTCCATGGATAACGGGATCAAAAGACTGAAGCTTGTCCGCAACAGAGGGAACCTTGTTCTCGGAGATGCGTTGCGCCCTCCCTTCAGGGAACAATTATTCGATATCATACTGGTCGACGCACCCTGTTCATCGCTCGGGATCATACGGAAGCACCCTGAGATCAAGTGGCACAAAAGGGCAAAGGATATCGGCTCCTTCGGTGATTCCCAGGTAAGGCTCCTCGGGGCCCTCTGGGATATCCTGAAAACAGGCGGCTGCATCGTGTACAGCGTCTGTTCCTTTGAACCGGAAGAAACGACAAATGTTATAGAGAGATTACGGAAGTCGGCAAAGTTTATCCTTGAAAATCCTCTCCCGTTTCTGTTTAATAAGGAATACTTTTTATCGCTCCCGCACGAGACAGGCATGGATGGGTTCTTTATTGCAAAACTCAGAAAATTATGA
- a CDS encoding outer membrane protein transport protein produces MDLKTIRSVLIGVFCLILLSTGSASGAGFALIEQGVSGLGNSFAGGSASAQDATTVFFNPAGMTKIPTQSVAAANLIVPNFTFRNEGSTHRTDPALRGNNGGDAGVAKVTPNLYYVQKIDRLAVGIGINAPFGLATKYDNRWVGRYHAIESDLSNININPSVAYRVNEKFSVGGGINIGYVKAILTNAVDFGSFIGSAQNADGFVKLKGDAWGAGWNVGLLYEFTKDTRVGAAYRSKVRYTLEGNAKFYNVPAALAGLPNFKNDDINAHLTTPDSLSVSFFHSFNPKWSIMGDVTWTNWSTFDELRIRFDNGRTDSVVTTEWREVFRYSLGATFTPNKAWTLRAGTAYDQAPVPSDRRRTARIPDADRLWLSLGAGYGFTDALTFNVACAHLFINDTKITKSTADPEDNRRGGLLGTYSGSVNIISAELKWVF; encoded by the coding sequence ATGGATTTAAAAACAATCAGATCTGTACTTATTGGTGTATTCTGCCTGATACTTTTATCTACAGGATCGGCATCCGGGGCGGGTTTTGCCCTCATCGAACAGGGCGTAAGCGGCCTGGGGAACTCCTTCGCGGGAGGTTCTGCCTCTGCGCAGGACGCTACAACGGTTTTCTTCAACCCTGCCGGCATGACGAAGATCCCGACGCAATCCGTTGCCGCAGCGAATCTTATAGTACCGAATTTTACATTCAGGAATGAAGGCTCAACCCACCGCACAGACCCTGCCCTACGCGGCAACAACGGTGGCGACGCCGGCGTCGCAAAGGTCACTCCGAACCTTTACTATGTTCAGAAGATCGACCGGCTTGCCGTCGGCATAGGCATCAATGCCCCTTTCGGCTTAGCCACCAAATATGACAACAGGTGGGTCGGCAGATACCACGCCATCGAATCGGACCTCAGCAATATCAATATCAACCCTTCCGTTGCTTACCGCGTCAACGAGAAGTTCAGTGTGGGCGGAGGGATAAATATCGGCTATGTCAAGGCGATACTGACCAACGCTGTTGACTTCGGGTCCTTCATAGGATCGGCACAGAACGCCGATGGTTTTGTCAAACTCAAAGGCGATGCATGGGGCGCCGGATGGAACGTCGGGCTCCTCTATGAGTTTACAAAAGATACGAGGGTCGGGGCGGCATATCGCTCGAAGGTCAGATACACCCTCGAGGGAAACGCAAAATTTTACAATGTCCCCGCTGCGCTGGCCGGTTTGCCGAACTTCAAGAACGACGATATCAACGCGCACCTGACCACCCCCGATTCATTGTCGGTGAGCTTCTTCCACAGTTTCAACCCAAAATGGTCGATCATGGGTGATGTTACCTGGACGAACTGGAGCACCTTCGACGAACTGCGTATCCGCTTTGATAACGGGCGCACCGATTCCGTTGTAACGACGGAATGGAGGGAGGTGTTCCGTTATTCGCTGGGCGCGACCTTCACCCCGAACAAGGCCTGGACCCTCCGTGCCGGTACTGCCTACGATCAGGCGCCTGTTCCCAGTGACCGGAGGAGAACGGCGAGGATCCCCGACGCGGACCGTTTATGGCTCTCCCTTGGCGCAGGGTATGGATTCACCGATGCGTTAACATTCAATGTCGCCTGCGCGCACCTCTTTATCAACGATACAAAGATCACCAAATCGACCGCTGACCCTGAGGATAACCGGAGAGGAGGGCTGCTGGGCACCTACAGCGGATCGGTAAACATCATAAGCGCAGAACTAAAGTGGGTTTTTTAG
- a CDS encoding DegV family protein, translated as MTDSTADLPENLVREYDIGVVPLTVHLGEKSWKDFYDIEPDEYCSLLRRSTDFPTTSQPSPQDFINAFAPFAARGEPVLCVNISSRLSGTYQSALLAKDHFPGARIEVVDSLQGSMGLGLIILLCAKKANQNTSFEGVADFARELTRKVETYFSVDSLEYLQRGGRIGKAHAFLGTLMKIKPLLHLVEGEVQPVEKIRTTGRLLSRFVELVEKGAGEHSQILLSVADSGNSKVMAELVERFLKIPGLSLVYRGKIGGVIASHVGPGGLGVSFLKVFDE; from the coding sequence ATCACAGACAGCACTGCTGACCTGCCGGAGAACCTGGTACGGGAATACGATATAGGCGTCGTGCCTCTGACCGTTCACCTGGGAGAAAAAAGCTGGAAGGACTTTTATGATATTGAACCCGATGAATACTGTTCGCTCTTAAGAAGGTCAACGGACTTTCCGACAACATCACAGCCATCCCCCCAGGATTTTATCAACGCCTTTGCTCCTTTTGCAGCACGGGGGGAGCCCGTGCTCTGCGTCAATATTTCATCCAGGCTGAGCGGCACCTACCAGTCTGCCCTTCTCGCCAAAGATCATTTCCCGGGCGCCCGCATAGAAGTGGTGGATTCCCTCCAGGGCTCTATGGGGCTTGGCTTGATCATCCTTTTATGCGCCAAAAAGGCCAATCAGAATACCTCCTTTGAAGGTGTGGCAGATTTTGCCAGGGAGCTCACCCGGAAGGTGGAAACCTATTTTTCCGTCGATTCCCTGGAGTATTTGCAGCGGGGAGGCCGGATAGGAAAGGCCCATGCCTTCCTGGGCACACTTATGAAGATAAAACCTCTTTTACACTTGGTGGAAGGGGAGGTCCAGCCTGTCGAGAAGATACGCACGACCGGGAGGTTGCTGAGCCGGTTTGTGGAACTCGTGGAAAAAGGAGCCGGTGAACATTCGCAGATCCTGCTGTCGGTAGCAGACTCAGGAAACAGCAAAGTCATGGCGGAACTTGTAGAGAGGTTTTTGAAAATTCCCGGCCTTTCCCTTGTTTACCGGGGCAAGATCGGCGGCGTAATCGCATCCCACGTCGGTCCGGGAGGTCTCGGCGTGTCGTTCCTGAAGGTATTTGATGAGTAG
- a CDS encoding DAK2 domain-containing protein translates to MAILYCDAKRFKQVILAGADRVVNNRSHLNKINVFPVPDGDTGSNMSMTLIAAVREIEALQEVSLETTAKAAAWGSLMGARGNSGIIMAQILAGVAEGIEGRERLFAADIVFAFSCAAKKAYKAILHPAEGTILTVVRETSEAAEKVVKNEQDFAILLNEMVKAAWSSVERTPLLLPRLKEAGVVDAGGLGFYYFLEGMVRLIRGDMKTGAVIDDEDILNGTVAEPVEHQWNYRYCTEFILKGSRISGDAMKENLVRMGDSIVLVGDTRLARVHIHTGQPEEVLRYASSLGQVSSIKVDDMLVQHTSRFANQKSKKTTSVVAVVLGDGLKEIFYNAGSELVVDGGPTQNPSTSDIVSAIETVTSSNVIILPNHKNVYPAAIQAAGMTPKEVTVLKTSSAPEGLSALLAYMDDASFEKNVSNMEGAWDGVKSGEVAQASRSVTAGEIEVKTGDSIGIYRGEIQCSSASAGETVMNLASSMLDADDEIITLFYGDSIGKQDAETLQSAVQQRFKDKTVELYYGGQPYAQYIISIE, encoded by the coding sequence ATGGCAATTCTCTATTGTGATGCAAAGCGGTTTAAGCAGGTCATCCTGGCCGGAGCGGACCGGGTGGTTAACAACCGCAGCCACTTGAACAAGATCAATGTCTTTCCCGTACCGGACGGGGATACGGGAAGCAATATGTCCATGACGCTCATAGCCGCTGTCCGCGAGATAGAAGCCTTGCAGGAAGTCTCCCTGGAAACGACTGCCAAGGCCGCAGCCTGGGGATCCCTGATGGGGGCCAGGGGCAATTCCGGGATAATCATGGCACAGATCCTTGCGGGGGTGGCTGAGGGGATAGAGGGACGCGAGCGTCTCTTTGCGGCAGATATTGTTTTCGCCTTTTCCTGCGCTGCAAAGAAGGCCTACAAGGCCATCCTCCATCCGGCAGAGGGCACGATCCTTACCGTTGTCCGTGAGACATCGGAAGCCGCGGAGAAGGTTGTCAAGAACGAGCAGGACTTTGCGATCCTCCTTAATGAGATGGTCAAAGCAGCGTGGTCTTCTGTGGAACGAACCCCGCTTCTCCTTCCCAGGCTTAAGGAAGCCGGCGTCGTTGATGCAGGGGGGCTTGGTTTTTACTATTTCCTGGAGGGCATGGTGCGCCTGATCCGTGGCGATATGAAGACCGGCGCGGTCATCGACGACGAAGATATACTCAACGGGACAGTGGCAGAACCGGTGGAACACCAATGGAATTACCGTTACTGTACCGAGTTCATCCTCAAGGGAAGCCGGATCTCAGGGGACGCGATGAAGGAGAATCTCGTCCGGATGGGCGATTCCATCGTACTGGTAGGCGATACCCGCCTGGCGAGGGTCCATATCCATACCGGTCAGCCCGAAGAGGTCTTGCGCTATGCCTCTTCCCTGGGCCAGGTTTCATCGATCAAGGTGGATGATATGCTTGTTCAGCATACATCGCGCTTTGCGAACCAAAAAAGCAAAAAGACTACCTCCGTCGTTGCGGTTGTCCTGGGCGACGGTTTGAAGGAGATATTCTACAACGCCGGCAGCGAACTGGTGGTGGATGGCGGCCCAACCCAGAACCCCAGTACCTCCGACATCGTGTCTGCGATAGAAACAGTGACATCCTCGAACGTGATCATCCTGCCCAATCATAAAAATGTTTATCCTGCGGCAATCCAGGCAGCAGGCATGACGCCAAAAGAGGTCACGGTTTTGAAAACATCCTCTGCCCCTGAAGGCCTATCGGCTTTGCTGGCCTATATGGATGACGCCTCCTTTGAGAAGAACGTCAGCAACATGGAAGGGGCGTGGGATGGCGTGAAAAGCGGGGAGGTAGCGCAGGCGTCCAGGAGTGTCACGGCAGGGGAGATTGAAGTCAAAACCGGCGATTCGATCGGTATCTACAGGGGGGAAATCCAATGCTCTTCAGCCTCTGCGGGAGAAACCGTTATGAACCTTGCGTCATCCATGCTCGACGCCGACGACGAGATCATCACCCTTTTTTATGGTGATTCTATTGGAAAACAGGACGCGGAGACCTTGCAATCAGCGGTGCAGCAACGTTTTAAGGACAAAACAGTTGAGTTGTATTACGGCGGGCAACCATACGCGCAATATATTATTTCAATAGAGTAA
- a CDS encoding replication-associated recombination protein A, whose protein sequence is DRMRPKTLDDFVGQEHLLGDGKILRLLIAKKDIPSMILWGPSGVGKTTLGWLMGRYMKVPFISLSAVNIGIKEVKEVMQKAKVQRMILFIDEFHRFNKLQQDAFLPHVESGDIILIGATTENPSFEIISPLLSRMRVLTLSPLTKDGLVTILRRALSDDKELKSAGLKISDETVEEIAILADGDARRALNLLEVSYKMVREAGQKEPVIDHAIVKEAYQKKVAVYDKKGEMHYDLISALHKSMRGSDADAALYWLARMIEGGEDPLYIMRRIVRFASEDVGNADPYALSLAMAATEAFRFIGPPEGYLAIAQACLYLSLCEKSNAVYAAYGAASRDVKNMPEYSVPLHIRNAPTRLMEELGYGKGYLYPHDYENALVKQTYLPEELKDKRYYYPRDRGHERKLKEFMDKVKRFSRENKG, encoded by the coding sequence GACAGGATGAGACCAAAGACGCTCGATGACTTTGTCGGGCAGGAACACCTCCTCGGTGACGGCAAGATACTGCGGCTTCTCATAGCAAAAAAGGATATACCGTCCATGATCCTCTGGGGACCGAGCGGTGTGGGGAAGACAACCCTCGGGTGGCTCATGGGAAGATATATGAAGGTCCCCTTTATCTCCCTGAGCGCAGTGAATATCGGCATAAAAGAGGTCAAGGAGGTCATGCAGAAGGCAAAGGTCCAGCGGATGATCCTCTTCATCGACGAGTTCCACCGTTTCAACAAGCTTCAGCAGGATGCGTTCCTTCCTCATGTTGAGAGCGGTGACATAATCCTTATCGGTGCTACAACAGAGAATCCTTCCTTCGAGATCATCTCGCCCCTTTTGTCGCGCATGCGGGTACTCACCCTGAGCCCGTTGACAAAAGACGGGCTGGTGACGATCCTCAGGCGGGCCTTAAGCGACGACAAGGAACTCAAGTCTGCAGGATTAAAGATCAGCGATGAAACGGTCGAAGAGATCGCCATACTCGCCGACGGGGATGCGCGACGGGCCCTTAACCTCCTCGAGGTCAGCTACAAGATGGTGCGCGAGGCAGGACAGAAGGAGCCTGTCATCGACCACGCTATCGTCAAAGAGGCTTACCAGAAAAAGGTAGCCGTATATGACAAAAAAGGCGAGATGCACTATGACCTTATAAGCGCCCTTCACAAAAGCATGCGCGGCTCCGATGCCGACGCCGCCCTTTACTGGCTTGCGCGAATGATCGAAGGGGGGGAAGACCCGCTCTATATCATGCGGAGGATCGTGCGTTTTGCGTCAGAGGACGTGGGGAATGCCGACCCTTATGCTCTGTCGCTGGCGATGGCCGCCACAGAGGCATTCAGGTTTATCGGCCCCCCGGAAGGGTACCTGGCAATTGCGCAGGCATGCCTGTACCTGTCGCTCTGTGAAAAGAGCAATGCCGTTTATGCGGCATACGGCGCCGCGAGCCGCGATGTGAAAAACATGCCTGAATATTCTGTCCCTCTGCATATCAGGAATGCCCCGACACGGCTCATGGAGGAACTCGGATACGGCAAGGGATATCTCTATCCGCATGATTATGAAAACGCACTCGTTAAACAGACCTATCTGCCTGAGGAACTGAAAGACAAGCGATACTATTACCCCAGGGACAGGGGGCATGAGAGAAAGCTGAAAGAGTTCATGGATAAGGTAAAAAGGTTCAGCCGGGAAAATAAGGGTTAG
- the cooS gene encoding anaerobic carbon-monoxide dehydrogenase catalytic subunit: MEGDRISYHESVRKVYERIKKDGMNNIWDRYEAQGLGASPDQRCPFCQGGVRCDLCSNGPCRADVAKDKRGVCGITGDGMAMRMMLLRNVMGASTYHYHTEQTLKTLKATANGKTPFTIREPEKLVAFADRFGMPSAVSDEELAIMFCNYCEADFNRKYDEPSHIVQTLAPKERQEVWKRLGIFPGGIYGEMMFSTSSCLTNVDGYYVSLALKAMRLSIAMAYQSQIVNEYCQDILFGVPRPHRMRVDLGVLDPDYVNVLPNGHEPFLGFAMVQLARKQEWQDKAKAVGAKGLRVIANIETGQEMIQRWEMDDVFYGFTGNWIMQEAVLASGAVDLFACDMNCSMPVDPFYAEKYRFKLIPVSQLVAFEGVQDRIDYIPEEAEKQAAALLQMAVDNFRERRATVEPVVGLATGEAVVGFSTESILDALGGTLKPLLAAIQAGSIRGIAGLVSCTSLRDTGQDVHSVRIAKELIKRDILVLSMGCGNAAMQVAGLCTPEAKELAGSGLKKVCEALGVPPVLSYGTCTDTGRLGDLLAAVSLALGVSIPDLPVAAVAPEYMEQKATIDAVFALALGLYTYVNPVPTVTGGPNLVKLLTEDCPGITGGKLDVEKDPVKAVDGIAAHIEEKRKKLGI; encoded by the coding sequence ATGGAAGGAGACCGGATTTCTTATCACGAGTCAGTCCGTAAGGTTTATGAGAGGATCAAAAAAGATGGGATGAACAATATCTGGGACCGTTACGAGGCGCAGGGCCTCGGCGCAAGCCCTGACCAGAGGTGCCCGTTCTGCCAGGGAGGCGTACGCTGTGATCTCTGTTCCAATGGCCCGTGCCGTGCTGATGTCGCGAAAGACAAGCGCGGGGTCTGCGGGATCACGGGTGACGGGATGGCAATGCGGATGATGCTTCTCAGGAACGTCATGGGCGCATCGACGTATCACTACCACACGGAGCAGACCTTAAAAACACTGAAGGCTACGGCCAACGGAAAGACGCCCTTCACCATCAGGGAACCGGAAAAGCTCGTCGCCTTTGCCGATCGTTTCGGGATGCCCTCAGCGGTTTCTGACGAAGAGCTTGCAATAATGTTTTGCAATTACTGCGAGGCCGATTTCAACAGGAAATATGACGAGCCGAGCCATATCGTGCAGACCCTGGCCCCGAAAGAGAGGCAGGAGGTATGGAAGAGACTGGGGATCTTTCCCGGCGGGATCTACGGTGAGATGATGTTTTCCACAAGCTCATGTCTTACCAACGTTGATGGTTACTACGTGAGCCTTGCCCTGAAAGCGATGCGCCTTTCTATCGCCATGGCATATCAGAGCCAGATCGTGAACGAATACTGCCAGGATATCCTCTTCGGTGTTCCGAGGCCGCACAGAATGCGGGTGGACCTCGGTGTCCTCGATCCTGATTACGTGAACGTCCTGCCCAACGGCCATGAGCCTTTCCTCGGCTTTGCCATGGTGCAGCTTGCGCGGAAGCAGGAGTGGCAGGACAAGGCAAAGGCAGTCGGCGCAAAGGGATTGCGTGTTATCGCCAATATCGAGACAGGGCAGGAGATGATCCAGCGGTGGGAGATGGACGATGTGTTCTACGGTTTCACCGGCAATTGGATCATGCAGGAGGCGGTCCTCGCGAGCGGCGCTGTTGACCTTTTTGCGTGTGATATGAACTGCTCCATGCCGGTGGATCCCTTCTATGCTGAAAAATACAGATTCAAGCTTATACCTGTCAGCCAGCTTGTTGCGTTCGAGGGTGTACAGGACAGGATCGACTATATCCCTGAAGAGGCAGAAAAGCAGGCCGCGGCACTCCTGCAAATGGCAGTTGACAATTTCCGGGAACGGAGGGCAACCGTTGAGCCCGTTGTCGGTCTTGCAACAGGCGAGGCTGTTGTCGGTTTCTCAACGGAGAGTATCCTTGATGCCCTCGGCGGTACCCTTAAGCCGCTTCTCGCCGCAATACAGGCCGGTTCAATACGTGGTATAGCAGGGCTTGTGTCATGCACGTCATTAAGGGACACAGGGCAGGATGTTCACAGCGTCCGCATTGCGAAGGAGTTGATCAAGCGCGATATCCTTGTCCTTTCCATGGGATGCGGCAATGCCGCCATGCAGGTCGCCGGGCTGTGTACCCCTGAAGCAAAGGAACTGGCAGGGAGCGGCCTCAAAAAGGTATGCGAGGCGCTTGGTGTGCCGCCCGTCTTAAGCTATGGGACATGTACCGACACGGGTCGCCTTGGCGACCTCCTTGCCGCGGTATCTCTCGCGTTAGGGGTGTCGATCCCTGACCTGCCCGTTGCGGCGGTGGCTCCCGAATACATGGAGCAGAAGGCAACGATCGATGCGGTATTCGCGCTCGCGCTTGGTCTCTACACATATGTCAACCCTGTGCCTACGGTGACAGGAGGACCCAATCTTGTTAAACTTCTGACAGAGGATTGTCCGGGTATAACGGGCGGCAAGCTGGACGTGGAGAAAGACCCGGTCAAGGCAGTAGACGGGATTGCCGCACACATAGAAGAGAAGAGGAAGAAACTGGGAATATAG